Proteins encoded within one genomic window of Rhododendron vialii isolate Sample 1 chromosome 1a, ASM3025357v1:
- the LOC131299150 gene encoding DNA replication licensing factor MCM5 isoform X4, whose product MSGWDEGAIFYSDQAQFPRGGNGGGGDSEQGASRHTVLRKFKEFIRSYARKDQPNVFLYRESLVQNPKFLLVDLADLCKYDNLDELLRASPTDYLPLFETAAAEVLASLRSRVAGETGEMEEPETGEVQILLTSDEDPASMRSLGAPYISKLVKISGITIAASRTKAKATYVTLLCKNCKNVKTVPCRPGLGGAIVPRSCDHIPQPGEDPCPLDPWIVVPDRSKYVDQQTLKLQENPEDVPTGELPRNILLSVDRQLVQTIVPGTRLTIMGIYSIFQASNSSTSHKGAVAIRQPYIRVVGIEEANDADSRCPANFTADEIEEFKKFASDSNAYQNICSKIAPSIFGHDDVKKAVACLLFGGSRKFLPDGVKLRGDINVLLLGDPSTAKSQFLKFVEKTAPIAVYTSGKGSSAAGLTASVIRDNSSREFYLEGGAMVLADGGVVCIDEFDKMRPEDRVAIHEAMEQQTISIAKAGITTVLNSRTSVLAAANPPSGRYDDLKTAQDNIDLQTTILSRFDLIFIVKDIRLYSQDKSIASHIIKVHASAGATTSDTRVSKEDNWLKRYIQYCRTECKPRLSDSAATKLKLSYVKIRQDMRRQANETGEAAAIPITVRQLEAIVRLSEALAKIELCHVANDKHVDEAIRLFNNATMDAARSGINQHINLTPEMAKEIKKPK is encoded by the exons atGTCAGGCTGGGACGAGGGCGCGATCTTCTACAGCGACCAGGCGCAGTTCCCCCGCGGCGGCAACGGCGGCGGCGGAGACTCCGAGCAGGGGGCGAGCCGCCACACCGTCCTCCGCAAGTTCAAGGAGTTCATCCGGAGCTATGCGCGCAAGGATCAGCCCAACGTCTTCCTATACAGAGAGAGCCTCGTCCAAAACCCTAAGTTCCTCCTCGTAGACCTCGCCGATCTCTGCAAGTACGACAACCTCGACGAACTGCTCCGCGCTTCCCCCACAGATTACCTTCCCCTG TTCGAAACTGCGGCAGCTGAAGTTTTGGCCAGTTTGAGGTCGAGAGTTGCTGGAGAGACTGGAGAAATGGAGGAGCCCGAGACAGGGGAGGTGCAGATTTTGCTAACTTCTGATGAGGACCCGGCATCGATGCGATCTCTTGGG GCACCATATATATCAAAGCTGGTCAAGATATCTGGCATTACAATTGCTGCATCGAGGACGAAGGCCAAGGCAACTTATGTGACTTTGTTGTGTAAGAATTGTAAAAACGTGAAGACTGTTCCATGCCGTCCAGGGCTTGGTGGGGCAATTGTGCCACGTTCTTGTGATCATATCCCTCAG CCTGGAGAAGACCCTTGCCCGCTTGATCCATGGATTGTGGTTCCTGATAGAAGCAAATATGTTGATCAACAAACTCTGAAATTGCAGGAAAATCCGGAG GACGTGCCTACCGGTGAGCTACCAAGGAACATTCTCCTTTCTGTCGATCGTCAGCTTGTGCAAACAATTGTACCTGGTACAAGATTGACCATAATGGGGATTTACAGCATCTTTCAAGCTTCAAATTCGTCCACATC CCACAAAGGAGCAGTTGCAATCAGGCAGCCTTATATAAGGGTTGTTGGGATAGAAGAAGCAAATGATGCTGATTCTCGGTGCCCTGCAAACTTCACAGCAGACGAG ATAGaagaattcaaaaaatttgccTCAGATAGCAATGCGTATCAGAATATATGCTCCAAGATtgctccatcaatttttggccACGATGATGTGAAAAAGGCTGTGGCTTGTCTTTTGTTTGGAGGATCAAGAAAG TTTTTGCCGGACGGCGTGAAGCTAAGAGGTGATATAAATGTTTTGCTTTTGGGAGATCCGTCAACTGCTAAATCACAG TTCCTCAAGTTTGTTGAAAAGACAGCTCCAATAGCTGTATATACTTCAGGAAAAGGCTCATCAGCTGCTGGTCTTACTGCTTCTGTAATTCGAGACAACAGCTCT CGTGAATTTTACTTGGAAGGAGGAGCTATGGTTTTGGCTGATGGAGGTGTTGTCTGCATTGATGAATTCGACAAAATGAGACCAGAGGACCG AGTTGCTATTCATGAAGCCATGGAGCAGCAAACCATTTCCATTGCCAAAGCAGGAATAACAACTGTTCTAAATTCTAGAACCTCTGTGCTGGCAGCAGCTAATCCTCCATCTGGACGTTATGATGATCTCAAG ACTGCTCAAGACAATATTGATTTGCAGACTACTATTCTTTCGAGATTTGATTTAATCTTCATTGTGAAAGATATCAGGCTGTATAGTCAAGACAAG AGTATAGCTAGCCATATAATCAAAGTTCATGCCTCTGCTGGTGCAACCACGAGTGACACTAGAGTTTCTAAAGAAGATAACTGGCTGAAAAG GTACATACAATACTGTCGAACTGAATGCAAGCCCCGTCTCTCAGATTCTGCCGCCACAAAGTTGAAGTTGAGTTATGTTAAAATTAGACAG GATATGAGGCGTCAGGCAAATGAAACTGGGGAGGCAGCTGCAATACCAATAACAGTGAGGCAGCTGGAAGCTATAGTAAGGCTGAGTGAAGCACTTGCAAAGATAGAACT GTGCCATGTTGCAAATGACAAACACGTCGATGAAGCTATCAGGCTTTTCAACAATGCCACAATGGATGCAGCAAGGTCAGGAATCAATCAGCATATAAATCTTACTCCTGAGATGGCAAAGGAGATAAAG AAACCCAAATAA